The Electrophorus electricus isolate fEleEle1 chromosome 8, fEleEle1.pri, whole genome shotgun sequence genome contains the following window.
TAAATCTGTTTCTAATTTCTATAGATCGATATTATGCTGTCTGTCACCCCCTTCTGTACCCTGTTAAAATGACTACTAATATTACTCTGATTATGATCTTTGTATGTTGGGCCCTCTCTGCTTTTGTGGGATTTGGGATTGCATTTCTAGAGCTCGGCATTCTGGGTGCAGAAGACTTTTACTACAATAATATTGCCTGTGAGGGGGGCTGCATTGTGTACCTCAGTAAAACTGCAAGTGTTGTGTTCACAATGATGTACTTCTATATCCCTGCTGTTGTTCTGATCAGTATATACCTGAAAATATTCCACATTgcacaaaaacaagcacactCGATTCAAAGTGGCCATGTGAAGACTAGCCAGCATCAGACATCTGTGCGGAAGACAGAGATAAAGGCGACCAAAACTTTAGCCATTGTCATTGGTGTTTTTCTGCTATTTTGGGCACCATTTTTcatctgttcattgtttgaTCCTTTTATCGGTCCTGTATTTCCACGTGGTTTGTTTGACTTCCTTTCTTGGATTGGCTATTCCAATTCCACTTGCAACCCCATTGTGTATGCATTCTTTTATAGCTGGTTTAGAAAATCATTTAAAGTAATTCTACTGGGGAAAATATTTCACGCTAATTCATCCAGATTAAAGTTATTTTAAGTGTGTGCAAGATTATTATCTTTACTCCTGAATAACTGGCACTGTGGTTATATGCTTTTATAAGTCATACATGTTTTTCACTGAAACTCCTGTACTTTTGCTTTTTAGTCGTGGGCCTTTGAAGTGTGTAAACATGTTACACCCCCTGTCTGTCCCTCAGAAGTTCTGCAAGTACAGAAATGAGACACAAGTCT
Protein-coding sequences here:
- the LOC113587380 gene encoding trace amine-associated receptor 1-like, producing the protein MDHRWTLNQSIIQENPPLCYASLNNSCVKTVYPMETRTFMYILFSLITFFTLFGNLLVIIAVIHFKQLHTPTNYLILSLAVTDLLIGGLVMPPSMLRLAETCWYLGNLFCKIHSSLDVTMCNASILNLFLISIDRYYAVCHPLLYPVKMTTNITLIMIFVCWALSAFVGFGIAFLELGILGAEDFYYNNIACEGGCIVYLSKTASVVFTMMYFYIPAVVLISIYLKIFHIAQKQAHSIQSGHVKTSQHQTSVRKTEIKATKTLAIVIGVFLLFWAPFFICSLFDPFIGPVFPRGLFDFLSWIGYSNSTCNPIVYAFFYSWFRKSFKVILLGKIFHANSSRLKLF